One region of Salvelinus namaycush isolate Seneca chromosome 3, SaNama_1.0, whole genome shotgun sequence genomic DNA includes:
- the LOC120041758 gene encoding somatostatin receptor type 2-like has translation MDSWVFPSTLPNLTEEPLMYDSFILGNESTEPNGTYMGDNTFNQTSTMVITFLYFLVCGIGLCGNALVIYVILRYAKMKTVTNIYIMNLAVADVLFMLGLPFIAIQLALVHWPFGAVLCRVVMTVDSLNQFTSIFCLMVMSIDRYLAVVHPIRSTKWRKPRMAKTINLAVWGVSLLVNLPIIIYSGLITKHNSCFCTIVWPEPEEAYYTAFMFYTFVLGFFLPLMVICLCYLLIIIKVKSSGIRVGSTKRKRSERKVTRMVSIVVAVFVFCWLPFYVFNVTSVTGTISTTPFLRSTFAFVVVLGYANSCANPILYAFLSENFKKSFQNVLCRKKVGGLDVIERSDSKQDKSRMMNDPTETQSTLLNGDLQTSI, from the exons ATGGACTCCTGGGTGTTCCCCTCCACGCTCCCCAACCTAACCGAAGAACCCCTGATGTACGACAGCTTTATTCTGGGCAACGAGTCAACGGAACCCAATGGTACCTATATGGGCGACAACACGTTCAACCAGACCAGCACCATGGTCATCACCTTCCTCTACTTCCTGGTGTGTGGTATCGGTCTCTGTGGCAACGCCCTTGTGATCTACGTCATCCTGCGCTACGCCAAGATGAAGACGGTCACGAATATTTACATCATGAATTTGGCAGTCGCAGATGTTCTGTTCATGTTGGGGTTACCGTTCATCGCCATTCAGCTGGCGCTGGTCCACTGGCCGTTCGGTGCGGTGCTGTGCCGCGTGGTCATGACCGTGGACTCACTCAACCAGTTCACCTCCATCTTCTGCCTTATGGTCATGAGCATCGACCGCTACCTGGCCGTGGTGCACCCCATCCGGTCCACCAAGTGGCGCAAGCCACGTATGGCCAAGACCATCAACCTGGCGGTGTGGGGGGTGTCACTCCTGGTCAACCTGCCTATCATAATCTACAGCGGTTTAATCACCAAGCACAACAGTTGCTTCTGTACCATCGTGTGGCCGGAGCCTGAGGAGGCCTACTACACCGCCTTCATGTTCTACACCTTCGTCCTGGGTTTCTTCCTCCCGCTCATGGTCATCTGCCTGTGTTACCTTCTCATCATCATCAAG GTGAAGTCGTCAGGGATCCGTGTCGGGTCCACTAAGAGGAAGCGCTCGGAGAGGAAGGTGACCCGCATGGTGTCCATCGTGGTTGCCGTGTTCGTCTTCTGCTGGCTGCCCTTCTATGTCTTCAATGTGACGTCGGTGACAGGAACCATCTCCACCACGCCCTTCCTGAGGAGCACCTTTGCCTTCGTGGTTGTCCTGGGTTACGCCAACTCGTGTGCCAACCCCATCCTTTACGCGTTCCTGTCGGAGAACTTCAAGAAGAGCTTCCAGAACGTTCTGTGTCGGAAGAAGGTGGGCGGCCTGGATGTGATTGAGCGCAGCGACAGCAAGCAGGACAAGTCGCGCATGATGAATGACCCCACGGAGACTCAAAGCACGCTGCTCAATGGAGACCTGCAGACCAGCATTTGA